The Clarias gariepinus isolate MV-2021 ecotype Netherlands chromosome 4, CGAR_prim_01v2, whole genome shotgun sequence genome window below encodes:
- the wu:fe05a04 gene encoding zinc finger protein 699, which translates to MASEFTIDIQLTELGFSSWDFQVLKQKETHQDNADLDNASATMTSACPTPVDMLVQEETSVRHFTPVVHPISLPSHNGSQEFSTSSVHADSTETSTGDGDKTVHEEQSLCVREKRRKYPWYDENAEERLKGDKRKKLHKDQRKNAELKEGGAQRKLASDADVSEEEDENDNEEDDEEDDDNDDDNDSTEDEECDDGLSSDTNGWEEHRCEVCSLSFPTMFLLHEHLHVHNGVRLYRCAECGKQFCHLVNYRKHLRSHGQASTLQCVICTAQFATQDELKHHLDTNHFEEKFYQCDLCKRIFTSFVECEKHVQTHKRRAKRYPCPKCEHSFRHRRSMLYHLKRHKKGMFVCTDCGLAFSTKAVLLRHSFHHLGLLPYTCIRCKRHFRLSSLYMKHECKPEQLQCVACLVVFQSQEDFLKHKKDTGCWGHQTAPSSKTNDIRCMECGQVFDNSEELKKHAGMHQRILKCAECGMGFRSSIMLMSHMGGHVAQRPCLCKKCGVGFCHQQAYDSHLKTCGLVNPAEILLKKQKPNSSKKPVVTPTRREIRPLPQLAQSRPAVVLSGQTKATEGLTTFTSNKEPASSVPLVMLLPVQSSSASSAIQAPQKLHSDVSKRSLSAPQVVHIPLPLNNCSVQNEPDRTVLLKDMAGPVPSSNVLIPLPTVKNEKTAWTLLDGPCTSSSVTKIYTVIKQREQESNLKFKPVMQIVRLNAKTDQKKNILSNLEIAQVLSMMKKNNCDNKPKENLLTPPPTASDNAETTAGGEKPSGLRMENPSLGKSSDAQITANTERQSVSAVKMQPCCRGVDSSADMLVSSTVKRQTEEDQIPASVSSNPEERASKDNVHERDEPHEDNGLGLESTLVELGDEADIVQCETCGEMVLESDLVQHGMKH; encoded by the exons ATGGCTTCAGAGTTCACTATTGACATCCAGCTCACTGAGCTGGGCTTTTCAAGCTGGGACTTCCAGGTATTAAAACAGAAAGAGACACATCAGGACAATGCAGACCTGGACAATGCATCTGCAACAATGACGTCGGCGTGTCCCACGCCAGTGGACATGCTCGTGCAGGAGGAAACATCTGTGAGGCATTTTACTCCTGTTGTTCATCCAATTTCTCTTCCCAGTCATAATGGCTCTCAGGAATTTAGTACCAGTTCAGTGCATGCAGATTCCACAGAGACGAGCACAGGCGATGGCGACAAGACTGTACATGAAGAACAAAGTTTATGTGttagagaaaaaagaagaaaatatccATGGTATGATGAAAATGCTGAAGAGCGACTTAAAGGggacaaaaggaaaaaattacacaaagatcagagaaagaatgctgagctgaaagaAGGAGGAGCTCAGAGGAAGCTGGCTAGCGATGCTGATGTTTCTGAGGAAGAAGACGAAAATGATAATGAGGAGGACGATGAGGAAGATGATGACAACGATGATGACAACGACTCGACAGAAGATGAGGAATGTGATGATGGGTTGTCTtcag ATACAAACGGTTGGGAAGAGCACCGCTGCGAGGTGTGCAGCCTCAGCTTTCCCACGATGTTCCTCCTACATGAACATTTGCATGTACATAATGGCGTTCGTCTCTACCGCTGCGCAGAATGCGGCAAGCAGTTCTGTCACCTCGTGAACTATCGCAAGCACCTGCGCTCTCACGGACAAGCGTCCACTCTTCAATGCGTCATTTGCACAGCCCAGTTTGCAACACAGGACGAACTGAAGCACCATCTGGACACGAACCACTTTGAGGAAAAGTTCTATCAGTGTGATCTCTGCAAGCGCATTTTCACCAGCTTCGTGGAGTGCGAGAAACACGTGCAGACACACAAGCGGCGCGCTAAACGCTACCCCTGCCCCAAATGCGAACACAGCTTCCGCCATCGCAGATCCATGCTTTACCATCTCAAGCGTCACAAAAAGGGCATGTTCGTCTGCACGGACTGTGGCCTGGCGTTCTCCACAAAAGCCGTGCTCCTGCGCCACAGCTTTCATCACCTGGGCCTGTTGCCGTACACCTGCATACGTTGCAAGCGGCATTTCCGCTTATCCTCTCTTTACATGAAGCACGAGTGTAAACCAGAGCAGTTGCAATGCGTGGCATGTCTCGTCGTCTTCCAGAGTCAGGAGGACTTCCTGAAGCACAAGAAGGACACAGGTTGCTGGGGTCATCAGACTGCTCCGAGCTCAAAGACTAATGACATCCGGTGTATGGAGTGTGGGCAGGTCTTTGACAATTCAGAGGAACTTAAGAAGCACGCCGGGATGCATCAGAGGATCCTGAAGTGCGCGGAGTGCGGCATGGGTTTTCGCTCATCCATTATGCTCATGTCGCACATGGGAGGTCATGTGGCTCAGCGGCCATGTCTCTGTAAAAAGTGTGGCGTTGGGTTTTGTCATCAGCAGGCTTATGACAGCCATCTTAAAACCTGTGGGCTTGTGAATCCAGCAGAG ATTCTCTTAAAGAAGCAAAAGCCAAATTCAAGTAAGAAACCAGTTGTCACTCCAACACGCAGGGAAATTCGACCGCTCCCACAGCTTGCACAGTCACGTCCAGCTGTTGTACTAAGTGGCCAAACAAAAGCTACTGAAGGTCTGACTACATTCACTTCAAACAAAGAGCCGGCTTCTTCTGTACCACTGGTTATGCTTTTACCGGTACAATCTTCGTCTGCATCCAGCGCCATCCAGGCTCCCCAAAAGCTTCATTCTGATGTTTCAAAGCGAAGCTTGTCGGCTCCACAGGTGGTTCACATTCCATTACCCTTGAATAACTGTTCAGTACAAAATGAGCCTGACAGAACAGTACTGTTAAAAGACATGGCTGGCCCGGTGCCTAGCTCCAATGTACTGATACCTTTACCAACTGTGAAAAATGAGAAAACAGCATGGACACTATTAGATGGTCCGTGCACATCTAGTTCAGTaacaaaaatatacacagtGATAAAACAGCGTGAACAAGAgtctaatttaaaatttaaacccGTGATGCAAATTGTTCGGCTAAATGCAAAGACTGACCAGAAAAAGAATATTTTGTCCAACCTAGAGATTGCACAGGTCTTGAGCATGATGAAGAAAAATAATTGCGATAATAAGCCGAAGGAAAATCTATTAACCCCGCCACCTACAGCTTCAGACAACGCAGAAACAACAGCAGGCGGTGAAAAGCCAAGCGGATTAAGGATGGAAAACCCCTCACTTGGAAAGAGCAGTGACGCCCAAATAACagcaaacacagagagacagagtgttAGTGCTGTAAAAATGCAGCCTTGTTGTCGTGGTGTTGATTCTTCAGCAGACATGCTTGTCAGTTCAACCGTTAAGAGACAAACAGAAGAGGATCAAATCCCAGCATCAGTCTCCTCAAACCCGGAAGAGAGAGCATCAAAGGACAACGTACACGAGAGAGACGAACCACATGAGGACAACGGCCTTGGTCTGGAGAGCACACTGGTGGAGTTAGGTGATGAAGCGGATATAGTGCAGTGTGAAACTTGTGGGGAAATGGTTTTAGAAAGCGACTTGGTCCAACATGGTATGAAGCATTAA